The following are encoded in a window of Rubellicoccus peritrichatus genomic DNA:
- a CDS encoding metallophosphoesterase — protein sequence MHPFKNLSITAIVICSIASFAIADSTKGFRQPLFTWTDTPSSTINMIWLTDANESDSLQWRAEGEDSWKNAIAGIHPFGPDKGTEVCQLALSGLESDTIYEVKLGGEIYRFRTLPDERPVRLNFAAGGDMMHTPEMHRAATKAMAKSDPAFAILGGDLAYANGRDQERWFDWINVWVDEAVTSDGLSIPFIVAIGNHEVIGGYNKTPAEAPYFYSLFPFPEPNKSNYVVDVFDDMSVFVLDTNHTQRVIDQEEWLEQTLKERANHKHLFAVYHFPAYGIKKKGLKNENSKQIREHWTPLFDQYNLDAAFENDSHIYKRSVLIRDDKKDPEGTLYIGDGAWGVTVRDLSEAEVNQWHVSKAESRHHFIDVLIDEDVRTYTAYDPKGIAFDQFVDDRDAAH from the coding sequence ATGCATCCCTTTAAGAATCTTTCCATCACTGCGATTGTCATATGCAGCATTGCCAGCTTTGCTATTGCCGATTCTACGAAAGGCTTCAGGCAGCCTTTGTTTACTTGGACGGATACACCTTCTTCGACCATAAATATGATCTGGTTAACTGACGCCAATGAGTCTGATTCCCTGCAATGGCGGGCGGAAGGTGAGGATTCCTGGAAAAACGCAATTGCCGGGATACATCCATTCGGACCGGATAAAGGCACGGAAGTGTGTCAACTTGCTTTGAGTGGATTGGAAAGCGACACCATTTACGAAGTGAAGCTCGGAGGTGAAATCTATCGCTTTCGCACACTGCCTGACGAAAGGCCGGTTCGTTTGAACTTCGCTGCAGGCGGCGATATGATGCACACACCGGAGATGCATCGGGCAGCGACGAAGGCCATGGCGAAGTCCGATCCGGCATTCGCAATTTTGGGTGGAGATCTGGCCTATGCCAATGGTCGTGATCAAGAACGCTGGTTTGACTGGATTAATGTTTGGGTGGATGAAGCAGTGACCTCCGACGGCCTAAGCATTCCGTTCATTGTTGCAATTGGTAACCATGAAGTGATTGGTGGCTACAATAAGACGCCAGCAGAGGCTCCTTATTTCTATAGCCTTTTTCCATTTCCTGAGCCGAATAAGTCGAACTATGTGGTCGATGTCTTTGATGATATGTCCGTTTTCGTCCTCGATACTAATCATACGCAAAGGGTAATTGACCAAGAGGAATGGCTGGAGCAGACGCTCAAGGAGCGGGCAAACCACAAGCATCTTTTTGCCGTCTATCACTTTCCTGCCTACGGAATAAAAAAGAAGGGTTTGAAAAATGAGAACTCGAAACAAATTCGGGAACATTGGACCCCGCTATTTGATCAATACAATCTCGATGCAGCCTTCGAAAACGATAGTCATATCTATAAGCGTTCTGTCCTGATCCGTGACGATAAAAAAGATCCTGAAGGTACGCTATATATTGGTGATGGAGCCTGGGGAGTTACAGTCCGCGATTTGAGTGAGGCAGAAGTCAATCAATGGCATGTGTCAAAAGCAGAATCCCGGCACCATTTCATCGATGTTCTGATTGATGAGGATGTTCGGACCTATACCGCATACGATCCCAAGGGAATCGCTTTTGACCAGTTTGTTGATGATCGGGATGCAGCTCATTAG
- a CDS encoding GAF domain-containing protein, translating to MHGTREASTTIDSLYRISSLVGQTEDPHEALDLILQEIVDVLDASSASVALINPDTKYLEVEAYKGLSRDIEDVKLAIGQGITGRVALHGYPQRIEDVRDNPHYIAVKDDVRSEIAVPMITEGTIIGVVNVDSERTAAFSEEDLKVLTLLTNEATRAVSRLWLINQLKDKADQLQTLVTTGQELVSRRDMQSVLDAITREALNLMNSRICAILLLNPDGKTLKLSSLAGIENGNLDVEDLNIEDSSVGVAISRRKQVSVLDLPQTEEHHFIELTQREGLVSLLSTPIIFEDEVIGVLNAYTDKVHRFNNDEKQVFSTLASLGAVAIENTRLYSRVFTSEDSLRKNERLTTLGLLAAEIAHEIRNPLTVIKLLFDSLDLRFDEGDPRGRDVSVIVEKINHLEEIVGRVLSFGKSRTELHARYGLCKLVEETLLLVRLKLEQSNVHLIYATPADMLFVEVHKGQIQQVILNLVLNALKAMPHGGTIRVEISAEEADGQKRAKVEITDTGSGIAEELQSSIFESFLTGTRDGTGLGLSISKQILKSHRGEIELVESGSKGTTFRFWLPQL from the coding sequence ATGCACGGCACCCGAGAAGCATCCACGACGATTGATTCACTTTACCGAATCAGTAGCCTGGTTGGACAAACTGAAGACCCGCATGAGGCGCTTGACCTGATTCTTCAAGAGATTGTTGACGTTTTGGATGCCAGCAGTGCCTCAGTTGCCCTGATCAACCCGGATACCAAGTATCTAGAAGTGGAGGCCTATAAAGGACTATCGAGGGACATCGAAGATGTAAAACTCGCGATTGGCCAGGGCATCACAGGGCGGGTTGCACTTCATGGCTATCCACAGCGAATCGAAGATGTCAGAGATAATCCGCACTACATCGCGGTGAAGGACGACGTTCGTTCCGAGATTGCGGTTCCCATGATCACCGAAGGGACGATTATCGGCGTAGTCAATGTGGACAGCGAACGAACGGCTGCTTTTTCCGAAGAAGATTTAAAAGTCCTGACCCTCCTGACCAATGAAGCCACAAGGGCAGTCAGTCGCCTGTGGCTAATCAACCAGCTCAAAGACAAGGCGGATCAACTGCAAACCCTCGTAACGACCGGACAGGAGCTGGTTTCACGCCGCGATATGCAGAGCGTACTCGATGCAATCACACGCGAAGCCTTGAATCTGATGAACTCACGCATTTGTGCGATTCTTCTGCTTAATCCCGATGGGAAGACATTGAAACTGAGTTCATTGGCTGGAATCGAAAACGGGAACCTTGATGTCGAAGACCTGAACATCGAAGACAGTTCGGTCGGAGTTGCTATCAGTCGCCGCAAGCAAGTATCGGTCCTCGACCTTCCTCAAACCGAGGAACATCACTTCATTGAATTGACTCAACGTGAAGGCCTCGTCTCCCTTTTATCAACGCCAATCATTTTTGAAGACGAAGTCATTGGCGTCCTCAATGCCTACACCGATAAGGTTCACCGCTTCAACAATGACGAGAAACAGGTCTTTTCCACCCTCGCCTCTCTAGGTGCTGTTGCCATCGAAAACACCCGGCTTTATTCAAGAGTTTTTACCAGTGAGGACAGTCTCCGCAAAAACGAACGCCTGACAACACTGGGACTGCTTGCTGCGGAGATCGCTCATGAGATCAGAAACCCGCTTACTGTTATCAAACTTCTTTTTGACTCATTGGATCTCCGTTTTGACGAAGGTGATCCCCGTGGGCGTGACGTATCGGTCATTGTAGAAAAGATCAACCACCTTGAAGAGATCGTTGGCCGGGTCCTCAGTTTTGGGAAAAGCCGTACCGAACTACATGCCCGCTATGGTCTTTGCAAACTTGTTGAAGAAACACTCCTGCTTGTTCGACTGAAGCTTGAGCAAAGCAACGTCCATCTCATTTATGCAACCCCTGCTGATATGCTTTTCGTAGAAGTGCACAAAGGACAGATCCAGCAGGTTATTCTGAATCTGGTGCTGAATGCGCTTAAAGCAATGCCGCATGGTGGCACAATTCGTGTTGAAATTTCTGCTGAAGAAGCCGATGGACAAAAACGAGCCAAAGTGGAAATAACTGATACCGGCTCTGGCATTGCCGAAGAATTGCAGAGCAGTATTTTTGAATCATTCCTCACAGGAACACGAGACGGTACGGGACTGGGACTTTCAATAAGCAAACAAATTCTGAAATCTCATCGTGGCGAAATTGAACTCGTAGAATCCGGCAGCAAAGGAACAACGTTTCGTTTCTGGCTACCCCAGCTCTAG
- a CDS encoding phytanoyl-CoA dioxygenase family protein codes for MSDNTHKLSTKQMIDFVSNGFIRLDELVPEALCQEILEEVKNRKNKVIWAEKDESVYHAFDQTTILGKLLRLPRMQGTIESLVGANPRFDHFATHLTPAGTRKGTDLHQDAEYDRRPHAFDIQISIFPTDVTEAMGGTLFVPGTHFRRVYVGDIRRYQNVVGQVQTVCKAGTVVFWHHNLWHSARSNLSDLDRYMLKLRINPSVKQERLWDTTSDSDSPGLFDVLQKELPWQGNDGRMEIMQRIKLWRYLTGDESFDLKSWWTRVDADPFAPVASDCQSTV; via the coding sequence ATGAGTGATAATACACATAAACTAAGCACTAAGCAAATGATCGATTTCGTCTCGAATGGATTTATCCGCCTGGACGAATTGGTCCCCGAGGCGCTCTGTCAGGAAATCCTTGAGGAAGTCAAGAACCGCAAAAACAAAGTTATTTGGGCGGAGAAAGATGAATCGGTTTACCATGCATTCGACCAAACGACGATCCTAGGAAAGCTCCTGCGCCTGCCAAGGATGCAGGGAACGATTGAAAGTCTGGTGGGTGCAAATCCTCGTTTTGATCATTTCGCTACGCATTTGACACCTGCAGGAACCAGGAAAGGCACCGACCTGCACCAGGATGCGGAGTATGACAGAAGGCCCCATGCATTCGACATTCAGATTTCCATCTTTCCAACAGACGTAACTGAAGCAATGGGTGGAACACTATTCGTTCCAGGAACTCATTTCCGACGCGTTTACGTTGGCGACATCAGACGATACCAGAATGTTGTTGGCCAGGTGCAGACAGTCTGTAAAGCCGGAACCGTTGTATTCTGGCACCACAATCTATGGCATTCCGCAAGAAGTAATCTATCCGACCTTGATCGCTACATGCTCAAGCTGCGTATCAATCCATCAGTAAAGCAAGAGCGCTTGTGGGATACTACTTCTGACAGTGATTCTCCGGGCTTATTTGATGTGCTGCAAAAAGAGTTACCGTGGCAGGGCAACGACGGGCGCATGGAAATCATGCAACGAATCAAACTCTGGCGCTACCTGACAGGAGATGAAAGCTTCGACTTGAAGTCTTGGTGGACTCGTGTGGATGCAGATCCATTCGCTCCAGTAGCGTCAGATTGCCAGAGTACTGTTTAG
- a CDS encoding AraC family transcriptional regulator has product MELKKWEVDTNGDPFWRLYWNDTPGAFAHDGYQGFELVPSELMVIPPETPFTGRLENDVNHMHLTFLTRFVYKTKRIFTFPLSKEAKQRVRIFTEPSERPLTRIDQTFAANYLASLALSQIPRDGFSHLAIDTRVARTIEYMKGHLREIVSNDEFAAMANLNTNSYIRLFSESIGQSPQAYFAKLKIDHACVLLMSTEDTIEDITAAIGYCDRYHFSKMFKKVRNMSPVQYRKQSISAIDGSVLWKNIRMGR; this is encoded by the coding sequence GTGGAGCTGAAAAAATGGGAGGTTGATACCAATGGAGATCCCTTTTGGCGGCTCTATTGGAATGATACTCCGGGTGCATTTGCCCATGATGGATACCAGGGGTTTGAGCTGGTTCCATCAGAGTTGATGGTGATACCTCCCGAGACACCCTTTACAGGACGACTGGAAAATGACGTCAATCATATGCACCTGACATTTCTGACGCGCTTCGTATACAAAACCAAACGCATCTTTACTTTTCCGCTGTCAAAGGAAGCAAAGCAACGGGTTCGCATTTTTACTGAACCTTCAGAAAGGCCTTTGACCCGCATTGATCAGACTTTTGCAGCTAATTACCTGGCATCCCTCGCTTTATCCCAGATTCCGAGAGACGGATTTAGTCACTTGGCGATAGATACTAGGGTTGCCAGAACCATCGAGTACATGAAGGGTCATTTGCGCGAAATCGTGTCAAATGATGAATTTGCGGCTATGGCGAATTTGAATACGAATTCTTACATTCGCTTGTTTAGCGAAAGCATCGGTCAGTCACCCCAAGCTTACTTTGCAAAGTTGAAAATAGATCATGCCTGTGTCCTTTTGATGAGTACGGAGGACACGATTGAGGATATCACAGCTGCCATTGGCTACTGTGATCGTTATCACTTTTCAAAGATGTTCAAAAAGGTTCGCAATATGAGTCCGGTGCAATACCGCAAACAATCCATCTCAGCAATCGATGGGAGTGTTCTTTGGAAAAACATTCGAATGGGCCGGTAG
- a CDS encoding M14 family metallocarboxypeptidase, producing MGYEGETIDVAKTIETLKDAAKRDGFSCGQTTYKGNFPQLVLQRKATKSDRLILISSGIHGDEPAGPLSILQLLEESRLSHELSWLIFPILCPENLSANRRECADGADPNRDYRNPQTAEIQSQVEWIAKHNPAIDTALLLHEDWESKGYYLYEQVTYEGRSFAPEMRHVVSPICGINKLSEIEGMPAEDGLISLRGASPFMQEWPESVYIMRRGAIRSYTLEAPSAMPLEKRVAAHIAAVNATQQALLPRVT from the coding sequence ATGGGCTACGAAGGAGAGACGATTGATGTCGCTAAAACAATCGAGACGTTGAAAGACGCCGCAAAGCGAGATGGCTTCAGTTGTGGTCAAACAACATACAAAGGCAACTTCCCCCAGTTAGTCCTGCAGCGAAAAGCAACAAAGAGCGACAGATTGATTCTAATCTCAAGCGGTATTCATGGTGATGAACCAGCCGGACCGTTGTCGATTTTGCAACTCTTGGAGGAAAGTCGTTTATCTCATGAGTTATCATGGCTCATCTTCCCAATTCTCTGTCCTGAAAATCTCTCGGCTAATCGACGCGAATGCGCCGATGGAGCGGACCCGAATCGAGATTATCGCAACCCGCAAACAGCGGAAATTCAATCGCAGGTGGAATGGATAGCGAAACACAATCCGGCCATCGACACCGCCTTGCTCCTACACGAGGACTGGGAAAGCAAAGGTTATTATCTTTACGAGCAAGTCACTTATGAAGGACGTAGTTTTGCCCCTGAAATGAGACACGTGGTCTCACCAATCTGTGGTATCAATAAATTGTCGGAAATCGAAGGCATGCCCGCAGAGGACGGTCTAATTTCATTGCGCGGTGCCAGTCCATTCATGCAGGAATGGCCAGAATCGGTTTATATAATGCGTCGAGGTGCAATCCGCTCATACACACTCGAAGCACCGAGCGCCATGCCACTCGAGAAGCGAGTCGCGGCACATATTGCAGCAGTGAATGCCACTCAGCAAGCTCTGCTACCAAGAGTGACCTAA
- a CDS encoding DUF1080 domain-containing protein: MRNYIPCLLSLIFIQAAQAEQWKYLLDPELSQWEVFVGVPHETVEIPGHPPSESKNGRDGTPLGLGNDPLDIVTMIEEDGQPVLHITGQIYAGITTLDEFDDYHFSCQFKWGDKKWPPRLNQKRDSGVLFHCVGEHGVFWNVWMRSLECQIQEGDCGDFIPLGGAGADVQVSDSPDGKRPVFDPSAPLYSNTGYVTHSGSKEAPHGEWNTVEIYTLGQTSVFVVNGTPNMVIFNAFQKSPDGNIPLTRGKLQLQSEAAEIFYRDIKVRPISDFPDSLANLTKKPEGPVERYIRPDKR, encoded by the coding sequence ATGCGAAATTATATCCCTTGCCTTCTTTCCCTCATCTTCATTCAAGCTGCACAAGCCGAGCAGTGGAAATACCTGCTCGATCCAGAGCTATCCCAATGGGAAGTGTTTGTCGGGGTTCCGCATGAAACTGTCGAAATTCCGGGTCATCCTCCATCGGAAAGCAAGAATGGCCGTGATGGGACTCCTCTTGGGCTTGGTAATGACCCCCTTGATATTGTGACAATGATTGAGGAAGACGGACAGCCGGTTCTGCATATCACGGGTCAGATTTACGCAGGTATTACGACACTCGATGAATTTGATGATTATCACTTTTCCTGCCAGTTTAAGTGGGGCGACAAGAAGTGGCCACCTCGCCTGAATCAAAAACGGGACAGTGGTGTGCTCTTCCACTGCGTTGGTGAACACGGCGTTTTTTGGAATGTCTGGATGCGTTCTCTGGAGTGCCAAATTCAGGAAGGCGATTGCGGTGACTTTATTCCATTAGGTGGTGCTGGGGCAGATGTTCAGGTCAGTGACAGTCCGGATGGCAAACGCCCTGTTTTTGATCCGTCGGCTCCTCTATACTCCAACACTGGCTATGTGACGCACAGCGGAAGCAAGGAAGCACCGCATGGTGAGTGGAATACGGTTGAGATCTATACGCTTGGCCAGACCAGTGTTTTTGTGGTCAATGGAACGCCGAATATGGTGATCTTTAATGCATTCCAGAAAAGCCCTGATGGGAACATTCCGCTGACGCGTGGTAAATTACAGCTCCAGTCAGAAGCTGCTGAAATCTTTTACCGCGACATCAAGGTCCGTCCCATCAGTGACTTTCCGGACTCACTTGCCAACTTGACGAAAAAGCCTGAAGGCCCTGTCGAGCGCTATATCCGCCCGGATAAGAGATAG
- the glnD gene encoding [protein-PII] uridylyltransferase, with protein MTIDKIDPLYRRIREHAEKRLLFDAGSSSGDRLPKLKEYMRLEREMLLRYQRKGDRGTRVAKARSIMLDVLLEKLFQFALEAYYKQHGPPPCEVALVALGGYGREEVCPYSDVDLMFLFPKKSKKKLIEPLQTTLADEILYPLWDLGLKVGHSTRTSREAIEEAKADDQTKNALTEARLICGSNEVYLEFEKAFRSLTKNEKPGPYVKQRLNDQKARREKYGGTVFMQEPDIKNGVGGMRDYQSILWMAHVRLGVGSLIELERKEYLTEADRKLLEKAYDFLMRVRIELHFQSNRATDVINLEKQPLVAWALGYKQRDVFKRVEAFMRDYYRHAQRIYLISTRLEQRLAVASLAGPSKIPFRAVIESRRADLQRYIDGFILNKGVFYSEHNKIFEEDPVRLLRIFRYLQQHEGSLDVELRILISDSINLLTPKVARQEAAKRCFRSILQSTGQVYDALQPMHELGVLGRFLPEFEGITCLVQHEYYHRYTADIHTLETIRILDQVITGDIPGTQHYQKALHDTEIPALLYLMLLLHDIGKGESIKNHQKIGTQLSKAVIKRLDVEKPLWEEILWIVENHLEMARFWQRLDVHDPDTVSSLTQFVGEEDRLRYLYVLTYCDTCGTSASLWNSYKESLHTTLFNNALAQLHGDQKSIRKKSEERKEMIHRDIIKQRLPDLAEDQVEAHFSLLPERYFIHNSTEEVILHLKMINQMLVTISESDSVGSLVPMIDWRDDHDQGFTVVNVITWDRAGLFYKLAGALTVAGVNILSTKAISRSDHITIDTFYIVSPSGGIVESKRAEPTFRKSLSDALLEGKDLMPDILAQAKQVSNSIAFPQNTRLQAPIPSTVDVYHELSLKRTIVEVQANDHLGLLYQLAKAIFDHGYNITFARISTERDAALDTFYIENINETDSDTTRLLSLREDLTKIVAQEDIRAAG; from the coding sequence TTGACTATAGATAAGATAGATCCCCTATACCGAAGAATTCGGGAACACGCCGAGAAGCGACTGCTTTTCGATGCAGGTTCGTCATCGGGTGATCGCCTGCCCAAGCTCAAGGAGTACATGCGACTGGAACGGGAGATGCTTTTGCGTTACCAGCGCAAAGGAGATCGGGGCACCCGCGTGGCCAAGGCACGCTCCATCATGCTGGATGTTCTCCTGGAAAAGCTATTCCAGTTTGCCCTGGAGGCTTATTACAAACAACACGGGCCACCTCCGTGTGAAGTTGCATTAGTTGCACTCGGAGGTTACGGCCGTGAAGAAGTCTGCCCTTACAGCGATGTCGATCTGATGTTCCTCTTTCCCAAGAAGTCGAAAAAGAAGCTCATCGAACCGCTGCAAACCACACTGGCTGATGAAATTCTTTATCCACTCTGGGATTTAGGGTTAAAAGTCGGGCATTCGACCAGAACAAGCCGTGAGGCCATTGAGGAAGCGAAAGCGGATGACCAAACTAAGAACGCTCTGACGGAAGCCCGTCTGATCTGTGGATCAAACGAAGTTTATTTAGAATTTGAAAAAGCATTTCGCTCATTAACCAAAAACGAAAAGCCGGGCCCGTATGTCAAACAGCGGCTGAATGATCAAAAGGCCCGACGTGAGAAATACGGCGGAACTGTCTTCATGCAGGAGCCCGATATTAAGAACGGGGTCGGCGGAATGCGTGATTACCAGAGCATCCTGTGGATGGCCCATGTTCGACTTGGCGTTGGCAGCCTGATCGAGCTGGAGCGGAAGGAGTACCTGACTGAAGCCGATCGCAAGCTCCTAGAAAAGGCCTATGACTTCCTGATGCGCGTCCGCATAGAGTTGCACTTTCAAAGTAATCGCGCAACCGATGTCATCAATCTGGAGAAGCAGCCACTCGTCGCCTGGGCTTTGGGCTACAAACAGCGCGATGTCTTTAAACGGGTTGAAGCCTTCATGCGTGACTATTACCGTCATGCCCAGCGTATTTACCTGATCTCAACACGCCTGGAGCAACGCCTCGCAGTCGCAAGCCTCGCTGGGCCAAGCAAAATCCCTTTCAGGGCGGTAATTGAATCGAGACGAGCCGATCTTCAACGCTACATCGACGGCTTCATTCTCAATAAAGGGGTTTTCTATTCCGAGCATAATAAGATTTTTGAAGAAGACCCTGTTCGCCTGTTGCGTATTTTTCGCTATCTCCAACAGCATGAAGGCAGCCTGGATGTTGAATTACGCATCCTGATCAGCGATTCCATCAACCTCTTAACGCCCAAAGTGGCCCGGCAGGAAGCCGCAAAAAGGTGCTTTCGCTCCATTCTCCAATCCACCGGACAAGTCTATGATGCCCTGCAGCCGATGCATGAGCTAGGCGTGCTTGGTCGTTTTTTGCCAGAGTTCGAAGGCATCACCTGCCTGGTGCAGCACGAATATTACCATCGGTATACCGCAGATATCCATACTCTGGAAACCATCCGAATTCTCGATCAGGTAATTACAGGGGATATCCCTGGAACTCAGCATTACCAGAAAGCCCTGCATGACACCGAAATCCCTGCTCTGCTTTATTTAATGCTGTTGTTGCATGATATTGGCAAGGGAGAATCCATCAAAAACCATCAGAAAATCGGAACACAACTGTCCAAAGCTGTGATCAAACGATTGGACGTGGAAAAGCCATTATGGGAAGAAATTTTGTGGATCGTTGAGAATCATCTCGAAATGGCACGATTCTGGCAACGGTTGGATGTACATGACCCCGACACAGTATCATCACTCACTCAATTTGTTGGAGAAGAAGACCGCCTGCGCTATCTTTACGTCCTTACCTACTGCGATACCTGCGGCACATCAGCCAGCCTTTGGAACAGCTACAAGGAGTCACTCCACACTACACTATTCAACAACGCTCTGGCGCAACTGCACGGCGATCAAAAAAGCATTCGTAAGAAAAGCGAGGAGCGGAAGGAAATGATCCATCGCGACATCATAAAACAGCGCTTGCCAGACCTGGCTGAAGATCAGGTCGAGGCGCACTTCAGTCTCCTCCCGGAGCGCTACTTTATCCATAACAGCACGGAAGAGGTCATCCTTCACTTGAAAATGATCAACCAGATGCTGGTTACGATTTCGGAATCAGACTCCGTAGGCTCCCTTGTTCCCATGATCGACTGGCGTGATGACCATGACCAGGGATTTACCGTCGTCAATGTAATCACATGGGACCGGGCAGGACTTTTTTACAAACTGGCCGGAGCATTGACCGTTGCGGGGGTAAATATTCTCAGCACCAAAGCAATCTCACGCAGCGACCACATCACCATCGATACCTTTTACATCGTATCTCCTTCCGGCGGAATTGTTGAGTCAAAGAGAGCCGAACCGACTTTCAGAAAATCTCTAAGCGACGCGCTCCTCGAAGGCAAAGACTTGATGCCCGATATCCTTGCCCAGGCAAAGCAAGTCTCCAATTCAATAGCGTTCCCTCAGAACACACGGCTCCAGGCCCCAATTCCGTCAACCGTTGATGTTTATCACGAGCTTTCGCTCAAACGCACAATTGTCGAGGTTCAGGCCAATGATCATCTGGGTCTCCTCTATCAATTGGCCAAAGCAATCTTCGATCACGGATACAACATCACCTTTGCAAGAATTTCGACAGAACGCGACGCCGCTCTGGATACGTTTTACATCGAAAACATCAATGAAACCGATTCTGACACAACCAGACTTCTCTCGCTCCGCGAAGACCTGACAAAGATCGTTGCTCAGGAAGACATCCGCGCCGCAGGATGA